One stretch of Thermoproteota archaeon DNA includes these proteins:
- a CDS encoding rhomboid family intramembrane serine protease, giving the protein MMELLTEILLGIGVTLFSFILFKMYSSIPEVTSALISINLGLYAMTSPALLEANRYMLLYFGSSGLYLMHGRYYTLITSMFLHANILHLGLNMYALYILGKVVELSLGRVKYLLMYFISGVVGNLLSAFLDPRTVGVGASGAIMGLLGYMVAMEYRVTGKLSSSTIFIALFVIFGGFSANVDVLAHAGGFVVGLMWGLGRRFRPSYTVSYDLYY; this is encoded by the coding sequence ATGATGGAACTCTTGACTGAGATCCTGCTGGGCATTGGCGTCACCCTCTTCTCGTTCATCCTCTTTAAAATGTATTCCAGCATTCCTGAGGTTACCTCGGCCCTGATCTCGATCAATCTCGGGCTCTACGCAATGACATCCCCTGCACTCCTCGAGGCGAACAGGTACATGCTCCTATACTTCGGCAGTTCGGGCCTCTACTTGATGCATGGTAGGTACTACACATTGATCACATCGATGTTCCTCCATGCCAACATCCTACACCTGGGGCTGAACATGTACGCCCTTTACATATTAGGTAAGGTGGTTGAGCTATCCCTAGGCAGGGTCAAGTACCTCCTCATGTACTTCATCTCGGGCGTGGTTGGGAACCTCCTGTCAGCTTTCCTCGATCCCCGAACGGTGGGAGTGGGAGCTTCAGGGGCTATAATGGGCCTCTTGGGGTACATGGTGGCCATGGAGTACAGGGTGACTGGGAAGCTGAGTTCCTCCACCATATTCATAGCGCTCTTCGTGATCTTCGGTGGTTTCTCAGCCAATGTGGATGTGTTGGCCCACGCTGGCGGCTTCGTCGTGGGGTTGATGTGGGGTCTGGGCAGGAGGTTCAGGCCCTCCTACACCGTCAGCTATGACCTCTATTATTGA
- a CDS encoding archaemetzincin family Zn-dependent metalloprotease, giving the protein MLLGKLVIVPAGFIYHWILEFLAEKLPQAYPIDVEIDYTEIKIPPTLYDHNTQQLRSEKFLEYLWQIDRWASDEKVLAVVDEDAYTKGTNFIFGQAELGGRFGSVYLSRLKPEFYGERENRALFLLRTLKEASHELGHLLGLNHCPTPGCVMNFSLSVWDVDRKDWRPCDRCLGKLGVLDVRARTRRRQI; this is encoded by the coding sequence ATGCTGCTAGGGAAGCTTGTGATCGTTCCAGCTGGCTTCATATACCATTGGATACTAGAATTCCTCGCCGAGAAGCTGCCTCAGGCTTATCCAATTGATGTGGAAATCGATTATACTGAGATTAAGATTCCTCCAACGTTGTACGACCACAACACTCAACAGCTGAGGAGCGAGAAGTTCCTAGAGTACCTGTGGCAGATCGACAGATGGGCATCCGATGAGAAAGTACTTGCCGTGGTGGATGAAGATGCATACACCAAAGGGACCAACTTCATCTTTGGTCAGGCTGAGCTTGGAGGGAGGTTCGGGTCCGTCTACCTCTCCAGACTCAAGCCAGAATTCTACGGTGAGAGGGAGAACAGGGCCCTTTTCCTCCTGAGAACTCTTAAGGAGGCCTCCCATGAGCTAGGTCACCTCCTAGGCTTAAACCACTGTCCCACTCCGGGCTGCGTCATGAACTTCAGCCTCTCTGTGTGGGACGTTGACAGGAAGGACTGGAGACCCTGCGACAGGTGCCTAGGGAAGCTGGGTGTTCTCGATGTCAGGGCGAGGACCAGACGTCGGCAGATATGA
- a CDS encoding HAD-IIA family hydrolase, whose product MSGRGPDVGRYDLLLVDIDGVVWLDGEPIRGAVEALNELSSMIEIRFVTNNSTRHRRVIASLLRDAGLGWVGEEHVITSASTLADIAPSIGVRRCYVVGEEGLRGELRERGVDISDEGDVCVGMDRSFNYRKLTRALRNILRGRLFLATNEDRTLPTSDGPIPGAGSMVSAISGACGRRPDLVVGKPNPLMFLLASRSVGASHPLVIGDRPETDILGALRAGIDSALVLTGVVKEYEGVVPRPKYVLRSLMDLIR is encoded by the coding sequence ATGTCAGGGCGAGGACCAGACGTCGGCAGATATGATCTGCTGCTCGTGGATATAGACGGCGTCGTCTGGCTTGATGGAGAGCCAATAAGAGGCGCCGTGGAGGCCCTCAACGAGCTCTCATCTATGATCGAAATCAGGTTCGTAACTAACAACTCCACCCGCCACAGACGCGTAATAGCCTCCCTTCTGAGGGATGCAGGCTTGGGATGGGTTGGGGAGGAGCATGTGATAACGAGCGCTAGCACGCTTGCCGACATAGCCCCCTCGATAGGGGTGAGGAGGTGTTACGTGGTCGGTGAGGAGGGCCTCAGGGGGGAGTTAAGGGAGAGAGGCGTGGACATCTCGGATGAGGGTGACGTGTGCGTGGGAATGGACAGATCCTTCAATTACCGGAAGCTGACGAGGGCCCTGAGGAACATATTGAGAGGGAGGCTCTTTCTAGCCACTAACGAGGATCGCACCCTTCCCACGTCAGATGGACCGATTCCCGGAGCTGGTTCCATGGTTTCAGCAATTTCCGGCGCTTGTGGTAGAAGACCGGATCTTGTAGTGGGTAAACCGAATCCCCTCATGTTCCTCCTCGCCTCCCGAAGCGTAGGAGCGTCCCATCCTTTAGTGATCGGGGACAGACCGGAGACGGACATTCTGGGGGCCTTGAGGGCGGGAATAGACTCCGCTTTGGTCCTCACCGGAGTGGTGAAGGAGTATGAGGGGGTGGTACCTCGACCCAAGTACGTTTTGAGGAGCTTGATGGACCTGATCCGCTGA